The following are from one region of the Stigmatella ashevillena genome:
- the queF gene encoding preQ(1) synthase: MPSEPSKDLQTFPNPAAERDYEIAFDVPEFTCLCPMTGQPDFAHFKIRYVPDELCVELKSLKFYMWSYRNEGAFHEKVTNTIADDIIRAIKPRKLTVVGDFFVRGGIGTVVTVTHEKKKG, translated from the coding sequence ATGCCTTCTGAGCCCTCCAAGGATCTGCAGACCTTCCCCAACCCGGCGGCCGAGCGCGACTATGAGATCGCCTTCGACGTTCCGGAGTTCACCTGCCTGTGCCCGATGACCGGGCAGCCCGACTTCGCGCACTTCAAGATCCGCTATGTGCCGGACGAGCTGTGCGTGGAACTCAAGAGCCTCAAGTTCTACATGTGGTCCTACCGCAACGAGGGCGCGTTCCACGAGAAGGTGACCAACACCATCGCGGACGACATCATCCGGGCCATCAAGCCCCGCAAGCTCACGGTGGTGGGAGACTTCTTCGTGCGCGGCGGCATCGGCACCGTCGTCACCGTGACGCACGAGAAGAAGAAGGGCTAA
- the truB gene encoding tRNA pseudouridine(55) synthase TruB translates to MREAAPLEPGIHLVHKPLGETSFTSVRAAMAELEAARPGKRVPVCHGGTLDPFAEGLLLLLVGQATRLMDLLHAVPKRYVAQVLWGSETDNGDLLGRVVHQGDPSALTPEALEAALGGFRGWHDQVPPATSAKKLGGEPAYRKAHRGEEVVLPPSRVYLHEARWLSHDLPRSSRLELVCRGGFYVRSLARELGRRLGCGAHLARLHRTAIGPWEDPGPGRRVGLHGRQLLPWSALRELSDAEVGELRRERPIALGRRLPPEWRLPPGFPDPQAPVRGFHLGRWVALLQEQEGTFRMKLELRGGL, encoded by the coding sequence ACCTCGTCCACAAGCCGCTGGGGGAGACGAGCTTCACCTCGGTGCGCGCCGCGATGGCCGAGCTCGAGGCCGCGCGCCCTGGCAAGCGGGTGCCCGTGTGCCACGGTGGGACGCTGGATCCGTTCGCCGAGGGGCTGCTGCTGCTGCTGGTGGGCCAGGCCACGCGGCTGATGGACCTGCTGCACGCCGTGCCGAAGCGCTATGTGGCGCAGGTCCTCTGGGGCTCGGAGACGGACAACGGAGATCTGCTGGGCCGGGTGGTTCACCAGGGAGACCCCTCTGCCCTGACGCCCGAGGCGCTGGAGGCGGCGCTCGGGGGCTTCCGGGGGTGGCATGACCAGGTGCCTCCCGCCACCAGCGCGAAGAAGCTGGGCGGAGAGCCCGCGTACCGCAAGGCCCACCGGGGCGAGGAGGTGGTGCTGCCGCCCTCACGCGTCTACTTGCACGAGGCGCGTTGGCTCTCCCACGATCTGCCGCGCTCCAGCCGGCTGGAGCTGGTGTGCCGGGGAGGCTTCTACGTGCGCTCCTTGGCCCGGGAGCTGGGAAGGCGCCTCGGGTGTGGGGCCCACCTGGCCCGGCTGCACCGCACGGCCATCGGTCCCTGGGAGGACCCGGGGCCTGGGCGGCGCGTGGGGCTGCACGGACGCCAGTTGCTGCCCTGGAGCGCCCTGCGAGAGCTCTCGGATGCGGAGGTGGGGGAGCTGCGGCGGGAGCGGCCCATTGCGCTGGGGCGGCGTCTGCCTCCGGAGTGGCGTCTGCCGCCGGGCTTCCCGGATCCCCAGGCGCCCGTGCGGGGCTTCCACCTCGGCCGGTGGGTGGCGCTCCTGCAAGAGCAGGAGGGCACGTTCCGGATGAAGCTGGAGCTGCGCGGAGGGCTTTAG